A DNA window from Streptomyces bacillaris contains the following coding sequences:
- the lipB gene encoding lipoyl(octanoyl) transferase LipB — MSELRFVRLGFGPEAVEYQEAWQKQREVHAARFEDLVPDTCLLLEHPPVYTAGRRTADSERPLDGTPVIDVDRGGKITWHGPGQLVGYPIQKLPRPVDVVAHVRRLEEALIRTAADFGVETSRVEGRSGVWVLGDPVEQRQALGGLSLDFDPRLQDEEFDPRLNGPEYAPSNAGQRREDRKLAAIGIRVAKGVTMHGFALNVNPDNTWFDRIVPCGIRDAGVTSLSNELGREITIEEVLPVAEKHLRDILENADLAPRVIERAAEQAPAPA; from the coding sequence GTGAGCGAGCTGCGGTTCGTCCGTCTGGGCTTCGGTCCGGAGGCGGTCGAGTACCAGGAGGCATGGCAGAAGCAGCGTGAGGTGCATGCCGCCCGGTTCGAGGACCTGGTGCCGGACACCTGCCTGCTCCTGGAGCATCCGCCGGTCTACACGGCGGGGCGGCGCACGGCCGACAGCGAACGTCCGCTGGACGGCACCCCGGTCATCGATGTGGACCGGGGCGGGAAGATCACCTGGCACGGCCCGGGGCAGCTCGTCGGCTACCCGATCCAGAAGCTGCCGCGCCCGGTCGACGTCGTCGCGCACGTCCGCCGCCTGGAGGAGGCGCTGATCCGTACGGCCGCCGACTTCGGGGTGGAGACCTCGCGGGTGGAGGGCCGCAGCGGTGTCTGGGTGCTGGGCGACCCGGTCGAGCAGCGCCAGGCGCTCGGCGGGCTCTCGCTCGACTTCGACCCGCGACTCCAGGACGAGGAGTTCGACCCGCGGCTGAACGGCCCGGAGTACGCCCCGTCCAACGCGGGCCAGCGCCGCGAGGACCGCAAGCTGGCGGCGATCGGGATCCGGGTGGCCAAGGGCGTCACGATGCACGGCTTCGCGCTCAACGTGAACCCGGACAACACCTGGTTCGACCGGATCGTGCCGTGCGGCATCCGGGACGCGGGGGTCACCTCACTCTCGAACGAGCTGGGCCGGGAGATCACCATCGAGGAGGTGCTGCCGGTCGCCGAGAAGCACTTGCGGGACATCCTGGAGAACGCGGATCTGGCACCCCGCGTGATCGAGCGGGCGGCCGAGCAGGCCCCCGCGCCCGCGTAG
- a CDS encoding regulator, with amino-acid sequence MSERPPQRTPNRRLASLIAEAGFSHAGLARRVDQLGLEHGLDLRYDKTSVTRWLRGQQPRGTTPALIAEVFTRRLGRRLSAQDLGLDACAPVYAGLEFAATPSEAVDIVSGLWRKDSGSHTELRKIAFTPAGLVVPSRDWLIGRADEWVARDGGADRPPAPHRRPGAGGAGGPSPGRPDAPGRTDGGSRTDLRGAPRPGGPVRPGGRPATSVGHSGQTGGHPVPTGGRPSAADPSGAGARSGTGALHGGVSTGTPGGLLGGLPGGGPAGSGASSGTETLPAVPRQRQTERGPGLRVGTGDVSALRSVGELFRTLDHAYGGGHARQALVRYLEHEAEPMLRGSYGEATGRRLFAAVADLTRLAGWTSFDIAAHGLAQRYFVQALRLAQAAGDRGYGAYVLITMSRQAVHLGHGREAVQLARVAQQGIGSAAPPLVQALLHSVEARGHAILGEARACTAALTRAEHALETARPGDEAPPWARPFDEAQLAHELGHCHRDLQQYRAAAQHAERSLQLRAPAYARSRLLCRVVLASARLGLGELEQACQLGAEAAQQAAEMRSVRATEYVRAFERSLEPYRDAAAVRGYRDRVAALG; translated from the coding sequence ATGTCGGAACGACCCCCGCAGCGCACGCCCAACCGCCGCCTCGCCTCACTCATCGCGGAAGCCGGGTTCTCCCATGCGGGCCTCGCCCGCCGGGTCGATCAGCTCGGCCTCGAACACGGACTGGACCTGCGGTACGACAAGACCTCGGTCACCCGCTGGCTGCGGGGACAGCAGCCGCGCGGCACCACCCCCGCCCTGATCGCCGAGGTCTTCACCCGGCGCCTCGGGCGGCGGCTCTCCGCCCAGGACCTCGGCCTCGACGCCTGCGCGCCCGTTTACGCGGGGCTGGAGTTCGCGGCCACGCCCAGCGAGGCCGTCGACATCGTCAGCGGCCTCTGGCGCAAGGACTCCGGTTCGCACACGGAACTGCGGAAGATCGCCTTCACCCCGGCCGGGCTCGTCGTCCCCAGCCGCGACTGGCTGATCGGCCGCGCCGACGAGTGGGTGGCCCGCGACGGCGGTGCGGACCGGCCGCCCGCCCCGCATCGCAGGCCGGGTGCCGGGGGAGCCGGTGGTCCGTCGCCCGGCCGCCCGGATGCGCCCGGGCGTACGGACGGGGGGTCGCGCACCGACCTCCGCGGCGCGCCCCGGCCCGGCGGGCCCGTACGCCCCGGTGGCCGCCCCGCCACGTCCGTCGGCCACTCCGGCCAGACAGGTGGCCACCCCGTGCCGACCGGAGGCCGTCCGTCCGCGGCGGACCCGTCCGGGGCGGGCGCCCGATCCGGAACGGGCGCCCTGCACGGCGGGGTGTCCACCGGCACGCCGGGCGGGCTCCTCGGCGGTCTGCCCGGCGGAGGTCCGGCCGGCTCCGGTGCCTCTTCCGGTACGGAGACGCTCCCCGCGGTCCCGCGCCAGCGGCAGACCGAGCGCGGGCCCGGCCTGCGGGTCGGCACCGGTGACGTCTCCGCCCTGCGCTCGGTCGGGGAGCTGTTCCGTACGCTCGACCACGCCTACGGCGGCGGCCACGCCCGCCAGGCCCTCGTGCGGTATCTGGAGCACGAGGCCGAGCCGATGCTCCGCGGGAGCTACGGCGAAGCCACCGGGCGCCGCCTCTTCGCCGCCGTCGCGGACCTTACCCGGCTGGCCGGCTGGACCTCGTTCGACATCGCCGCCCACGGTCTCGCCCAGCGGTACTTCGTCCAGGCCCTGCGGCTCGCCCAGGCCGCCGGGGACCGGGGGTACGGGGCGTACGTCCTGATCACCATGAGCCGCCAGGCCGTCCACCTCGGCCACGGCAGGGAGGCGGTCCAGCTCGCCCGCGTCGCCCAGCAGGGCATCGGCTCCGCCGCCCCGCCCCTCGTCCAGGCCCTGCTGCACTCGGTGGAGGCGCGCGGCCACGCGATCCTCGGCGAGGCGCGGGCCTGCACCGCCGCCCTGACCCGGGCCGAGCACGCTCTGGAGACGGCCCGGCCCGGGGACGAGGCGCCGCCGTGGGCCCGCCCCTTCGACGAGGCCCAGCTCGCCCACGAGCTGGGCCACTGCCACCGCGACCTCCAGCAGTACCGGGCCGCCGCCCAGCACGCCGAGCGCTCGCTCCAGCTCCGCGCTCCGGCGTACGCCCGCAGTCGGCTGCTCTGCCGGGTGGTGCTCGCCTCCGCCCGGCTGGGCCTCGGTGAGCTGGAGCAGGCCTGCCAGCTGGGGGCCGAGGCCGCCCAGCAGGCCGCCGAGATGCGCTCGGTCCGTGCCACCGAGTACGTACGCGCCTTCGAGCGCAGCCTGGAGCCGTACCGGGACGCGGCCGCCGTACGGGGCTACCGCGACCGGGTGGCGGCGCTGGGCTGA
- a CDS encoding NAD(P)/FAD-dependent oxidoreductase, translated as MRSTAHHADVIIIGAGIAGLSAAHLLTGAGVGVSVLEAAPTPGGRLATDEVDGFRLDRLGPLLCTAWPELTSTPGLGTPELREFASGVLVHSEGRRHRTADIRSARGALRAVRTRSSAPHDLPGGYGSQLRLESRGGLGARSTALQNTGLRGSGLRAPGLRNSRTVSDAIDRARLGAALSRLAATPTARLLARPERTALAALTAGQMPARTVDGVLRPLLTALLGDPGLTTSSRCADLALRDYARGGLCVPAGGSGMLPDLLAAALPPGTVRTGVHVTAADITTVRTKEHGELGCRSLLLATGAGAAAELLPGLRVPAFRPVTVLHHTAPVPPPTGRSLVLDGDRSGPVAYTAVMSEVDPSRAPEGRALITSTVLGTPPPELDRSVRAQLARLYGTPTDDWELLAAHHDPEAVPAMEAPHDPRRPVRVLAGLYVCGDHRDTSTVQGALHSGRRAAEAILTDLGIRPAHAGGAGLREAA; from the coding sequence GTGCGCAGCACGGCACATCACGCGGACGTGATCATCATCGGGGCCGGGATCGCCGGCCTCTCAGCGGCCCATCTGCTGACCGGCGCCGGAGTCGGCGTCAGTGTTCTGGAGGCGGCCCCCACCCCGGGCGGCCGACTGGCCACCGACGAGGTGGACGGCTTCCGGCTCGACCGGCTCGGCCCCCTACTCTGCACCGCCTGGCCGGAGCTGACCTCCACGCCCGGGCTGGGCACCCCGGAGCTGCGGGAGTTCGCCTCCGGAGTGCTGGTGCACAGCGAGGGCCGCCGCCACCGCACCGCCGACATACGGAGCGCAAGGGGCGCACTCAGGGCCGTACGCACCCGGTCGAGCGCCCCCCACGATCTGCCGGGCGGGTACGGGAGCCAGCTGCGGCTCGAGTCCCGGGGTGGACTCGGCGCCCGGAGCACAGCGCTCCAGAACACCGGACTCCGGGGCTCCGGCCTCCGTGCCCCCGGTCTGCGGAACAGCCGTACGGTCTCCGACGCGATCGACCGGGCCCGGCTCGGCGCGGCGCTCTCCCGGCTGGCCGCCACCCCGACGGCCCGGCTGCTGGCCCGCCCCGAGCGGACGGCGCTCGCCGCGCTGACGGCGGGCCAGATGCCCGCCCGTACGGTGGACGGCGTCCTCCGTCCGCTGCTGACCGCGCTGCTCGGTGATCCGGGTCTCACCACGTCGAGCCGGTGCGCGGATCTGGCGCTGCGCGACTATGCGCGGGGCGGACTGTGTGTACCGGCGGGCGGTTCGGGAATGCTGCCCGATCTGCTGGCCGCCGCGCTGCCGCCCGGCACGGTCCGGACCGGGGTGCATGTGACGGCCGCCGACATCACCACCGTACGGACCAAGGAACACGGCGAACTGGGGTGCCGTTCCCTGCTGCTGGCCACCGGCGCGGGAGCGGCGGCCGAGCTGCTGCCGGGGTTGCGGGTGCCCGCCTTCCGCCCGGTGACGGTCCTTCACCACACCGCGCCCGTACCGCCGCCGACCGGCCGGTCGCTGGTGCTGGACGGTGACCGGTCGGGCCCGGTGGCGTACACGGCGGTGATGAGCGAGGTCGACCCCTCGCGCGCGCCGGAGGGCCGGGCGCTGATCACCTCGACGGTGCTCGGGACGCCGCCGCCGGAGCTGGACCGTTCGGTACGGGCCCAGCTGGCGCGGCTGTACGGGACGCCGACGGACGACTGGGAGCTGCTGGCCGCCCACCACGACCCGGAGGCGGTCCCCGCGATGGAGGCCCCGCACGACCCGCGCCGGCCGGTACGGGTGCTGGCCGGGCTCTACGTGTGCGGCGACCACCGCGACACGAGCACGGTCCAGGGGGCGCTGCACTCGGGGCGCCGGGCGGCCGAGGCGATCCTCACCGACCTGGGCATACGCCCGGCGCACGCGGGGGGCGCAGGGCTGCGGGAGGCGGCGTAG
- a CDS encoding TIGR01777 family oxidoreductase encodes MPTSRIAVTGSSGLIGAALVRSLRADGHEVVRLVRRPARSGDEVAWDPKRSYVDVAGLVGCDAVVHLAGAGVGDRRWTDAYKQEIRDSRVLGTSAIAEAVASLDTPPKVLLSGSAIGFYGDTGDRPVDESAPPGDGFLPSVCEEWEAATAAAEERGIRTVHARTGLVVAREGGAWGRLFPLFKAGLGGRMGNGRQYWSFIALHDHVAALRHILDTESLTGPVNLTGPDPVTNAEVTAAMGRVLHRPTLFTAPAPALRIALGEFAGDVLGSQRVIPGQLLDSGFSFAFPGIDAAIRAALR; translated from the coding sequence ATGCCGACCTCCCGTATCGCCGTCACTGGTTCCTCCGGACTCATCGGAGCGGCGCTCGTGCGCTCGCTGCGCGCCGACGGGCACGAGGTGGTCCGCCTGGTGCGCCGGCCGGCCAGGTCCGGGGACGAGGTGGCGTGGGACCCGAAGCGAAGTTACGTGGACGTGGCCGGGCTGGTGGGCTGCGACGCGGTGGTCCACCTGGCCGGGGCCGGGGTCGGTGACCGGCGCTGGACCGACGCCTACAAGCAGGAGATCCGCGACAGCCGGGTGCTGGGCACGTCCGCGATCGCGGAGGCCGTCGCCTCGCTCGACACCCCGCCGAAGGTGCTGCTCTCCGGCTCGGCCATCGGCTTCTACGGCGACACGGGCGACCGGCCCGTGGACGAGAGCGCCCCGCCCGGGGACGGTTTCCTGCCCTCCGTCTGCGAGGAGTGGGAGGCCGCGACGGCCGCCGCCGAGGAGCGGGGCATCCGCACGGTGCACGCCCGCACCGGACTGGTCGTGGCCCGCGAGGGCGGGGCGTGGGGGCGGCTGTTCCCGCTCTTCAAGGCGGGGCTCGGCGGGCGGATGGGCAACGGGCGGCAGTACTGGAGCTTCATCGCCCTGCACGACCACGTCGCGGCCCTGCGCCACATCCTGGACACCGAGTCGCTGACCGGCCCGGTGAACCTGACCGGGCCCGACCCCGTCACCAACGCCGAGGTGACCGCCGCGATGGGCCGCGTACTGCACCGCCCGACGCTGTTCACCGCCCCCGCGCCCGCCCTGCGGATCGCGCTCGGGGAGTTCGCCGGCGATGTGCTCGGCAGTCAGCGGGTGATCCCGGGGCAGCTGCTGGACTCGGGCTTCTCGTTCGCCTTCCCCGGCATCGACGCGGCGATCCGCGCGGCCCTGCGCTGA
- a CDS encoding GNAT family N-acetyltransferase translates to MSAPALHSVSVRTARPADEEALGELDRSTWSTLHAVVPRPRPPYDPFFDERHRPDDFLVAEVATPSAVGPGGTCIAGYIRLVPPTPLACNAHVRQIQGLAVATWARGAGIGRTLLRAACAEARRQGANRITLRVLGHNTPARALYASEGFAVEGVLSGEFFLQGRYADDVLMGRSLTP, encoded by the coding sequence ATGTCCGCACCTGCCCTCCACTCCGTCTCCGTCCGCACCGCCCGGCCCGCCGACGAGGAAGCCCTCGGTGAGCTGGACCGCTCCACCTGGTCCACCCTGCACGCGGTGGTGCCGCGGCCCCGCCCGCCGTACGACCCGTTCTTCGACGAGCGGCACCGGCCCGACGACTTCCTGGTGGCCGAGGTGGCGACGCCCTCCGCCGTGGGGCCCGGCGGGACGTGCATCGCCGGGTACATACGCCTGGTCCCGCCCACCCCGCTCGCCTGCAACGCCCATGTGCGCCAGATACAGGGGCTCGCCGTGGCCACCTGGGCACGCGGGGCCGGGATCGGGCGGACCCTGCTGCGGGCCGCGTGCGCCGAGGCTCGGCGGCAGGGCGCCAACCGGATCACGCTGCGGGTGCTCGGGCACAACACGCCTGCCCGGGCGCTCTACGCCTCCGAGGGGTTCGCCGTGGAAGGGGTGCTGAGCGGGGAGTTCTTCCTGCAGGGCCGCTATGCCGACGACGTCCTGATGGGCCGCTCGCTCACGCCCTGA
- a CDS encoding DUF4240 domain-containing protein encodes MDETEFWEIIDSSREGAEGDPEEQADLLVERLVQLDPDSVLDFARHFEARYNRAYRWDLWGAAAVLLGGASDDAFDYFRCWLIGQGREVFEGALHDPDALAELLDDFDEEIDGDGEELGYAADEAYEQLTGVVAPDLGLPPQPTEPLGSPVDFEDDEALAARYPELWDRFAPR; translated from the coding sequence ATGGACGAGACGGAATTCTGGGAGATCATCGACAGCAGCCGCGAGGGCGCCGAGGGCGACCCCGAGGAGCAGGCCGACCTGCTCGTGGAACGGCTGGTGCAGCTCGACCCCGATTCCGTGCTGGACTTCGCCCGGCACTTCGAGGCCCGCTACAACCGCGCCTACCGCTGGGATCTGTGGGGCGCGGCCGCCGTGCTGCTGGGCGGGGCGAGCGACGACGCCTTCGACTACTTCCGGTGCTGGCTGATCGGCCAGGGCCGGGAGGTCTTCGAGGGCGCGCTGCACGACCCTGACGCTCTGGCGGAGCTGCTGGACGACTTCGACGAGGAGATCGACGGGGACGGGGAGGAGCTGGGCTACGCGGCCGACGAGGCCTACGAGCAGCTCACGGGCGTGGTCGCGCCCGACCTGGGACTGCCGCCCCAGCCCACCGAGCCGCTGGGCTCCCCGGTCGACTTCGAGGACGACGAGGCGCTGGCCGCCCGCTACCCTGAACTCTGGGACCGCTTCGCGCCCCGCTGA
- a CDS encoding helix-turn-helix transcriptional regulator, which translates to MRAARLIKMVLLLQSRPAMTAAELAAELEVSERTVTRDAQALSEAGVPVYAERGRAGGYRLVGGYRTRLTGLARDEAEALFLSGLPSALREMGLEDAASAARLKVSAALLPSLRDASSSAARRFHLDAPSWYHEPETPELLPVIADAVWDDRLVRARYRRGGGREGGGDRDRTEVTRELAPYGLVLKAGVWYLCARAGDDFRVYRIDRFTSVEPADERFERDEAFDLPAFWEERAADFARSLLRTEVTVRVSESGAQRLPYAGDRAAAAEALAQAPPAGPDGWRTVVLPVESLDVAYSQLLSLGPELEVMAPEELRSRFAVAAERLRELYR; encoded by the coding sequence ATGCGTGCTGCTCGGCTGATCAAGATGGTCCTCCTTCTTCAGTCCCGTCCCGCCATGACCGCCGCCGAGCTGGCGGCGGAGCTGGAGGTGTCGGAGCGTACGGTCACCCGGGACGCGCAGGCGCTCTCCGAGGCGGGCGTCCCGGTCTACGCCGAGCGCGGCCGGGCGGGCGGCTACCGGCTCGTCGGCGGCTACCGCACCCGGCTGACCGGGCTGGCCCGCGACGAGGCGGAGGCGCTGTTCCTCTCCGGGCTGCCCTCGGCCCTGCGCGAGATGGGCTTGGAGGACGCGGCGTCGGCCGCCCGGCTCAAGGTGTCGGCCGCGCTGCTGCCCTCCCTCCGTGACGCCTCCTCATCCGCCGCCCGCCGCTTCCACCTGGACGCGCCCTCCTGGTACCACGAGCCGGAGACGCCCGAGCTGCTGCCCGTGATCGCCGACGCCGTCTGGGACGACCGCCTGGTCCGGGCCCGCTACCGCAGGGGCGGGGGCCGCGAGGGCGGGGGTGACCGCGACCGTACGGAGGTGACGCGGGAGCTGGCTCCGTACGGGCTCGTCCTCAAGGCCGGGGTCTGGTACCTCTGCGCCAGGGCGGGCGACGACTTCCGGGTCTACCGGATCGACCGGTTCACCTCCGTGGAGCCGGCCGACGAGCGCTTCGAGCGGGACGAGGCCTTCGACCTGCCCGCGTTCTGGGAGGAGCGGGCCGCCGACTTCGCCCGGTCCCTCCTCCGCACCGAGGTGACCGTACGCGTGTCCGAGAGCGGGGCACAGCGGCTCCCGTACGCCGGGGACCGGGCGGCGGCCGCGGAGGCTCTCGCGCAGGCCCCTCCGGCCGGTCCGGACGGGTGGCGCACGGTCGTCCTCCCCGTGGAATCACTGGACGTGGCATACAGCCAGCTCCTTTCGCTGGGTCCCGAGTTGGAGGTCATGGCCCCCGAGGAGTTGCGGAGCCGGTTCGCCGTGGCGGCCGAACGCCTGCGCGAGCTGTATCGCTGA